From Streptomyces sp. CMB-StM0423, a single genomic window includes:
- a CDS encoding DUF4193 domain-containing protein has protein sequence MATDYDTPRKTDDDVNEDSIEELKARRSDKSAAAVDVDEFEQNEGLELPGADLSNEELSVRVLPRQEDEFTCMSCFLVHHRSQLAAEKNGQPICRDCAA, from the coding sequence ATGGCAACGGACTACGACACCCCACGCAAGACAGACGACGACGTCAACGAAGACAGCATCGAAGAGCTGAAGGCGCGGCGCAGCGACAAGTCGGCCGCCGCCGTCGACGTCGACGAATTCGAGCAGAACGAGGGGCTGGAGCTGCCCGGTGCGGACCTCTCCAACGAGGAGCTGTCCGTGCGGGTCCTGCCCCGCCAGGAGGACGAGTTCACCTGCATGAGCTGCTTCCTGGTGCACCACCGCAGCCAGTTGGCCGCCGAGAAGAACGGCCAGCCGATCTGCCGCGACTGCGCGGCCTGA
- a CDS encoding sensor histidine kinase, producing MDDNRRSASDELPAGTPPKPTWDPPEGAAPYWLRPTIRIRLTLIYGGMFLMAGMVLLAIIYLLAATALDSFATPFKLLESSGTVQVASGPCPEVSDAKTYDQFNGILEACIERRRQLALDSLLRKSLLALLGMTVLAFAFGYVVAGRVLSPLGRITRTARSVAGSDLHKRIELDGPDDELKELADTFDDMLDRLDRAFNSQQRFVANASHELRTPLAINRTLLEVQLSDPEASPELQQLGKTLLATNERSELLVEGLLLLARSENEIVDRKPVDLAEVASQALDQSRGEAQSKGVELRGVRKPAYVQGNGVLLERVGLNLVQNAVRYNVPEGGWVEVGTEAQPGVAVLTVANTGPVVPAYEVDNLFEPFRRLRTERTGSDKGVGLGLSIVRSVIRAHGGTVTAQPREGGGLVIRVALPMQTV from the coding sequence ATGGACGACAACAGACGCTCCGCGTCGGACGAGCTGCCCGCCGGCACCCCGCCCAAGCCCACCTGGGACCCCCCGGAGGGTGCGGCGCCGTACTGGCTGCGCCCGACCATCCGGATACGCCTCACGCTGATCTACGGCGGCATGTTCCTGATGGCCGGCATGGTGCTGCTGGCCATCATCTATCTGCTGGCCGCCACCGCCCTGGACAGCTTCGCCACCCCCTTCAAGCTGCTGGAGAGCAGCGGCACCGTGCAGGTGGCCAGCGGGCCCTGTCCCGAGGTCTCGGACGCCAAGACGTACGACCAGTTCAACGGGATCCTGGAGGCGTGCATCGAGCGGCGCCGCCAGCTCGCCCTGGACTCCCTGCTGCGCAAGTCGCTGCTCGCGCTGCTGGGGATGACGGTCCTGGCCTTCGCCTTCGGCTACGTCGTCGCCGGCCGGGTGCTCTCGCCGCTCGGCCGCATCACCCGCACCGCCCGCAGCGTGGCCGGCTCCGACCTGCACAAGCGGATCGAGCTGGACGGGCCCGACGACGAGCTGAAGGAGCTGGCGGACACCTTCGACGACATGCTCGACAGACTCGACCGGGCGTTCAACTCCCAGCAGCGCTTCGTCGCCAACGCCTCGCACGAATTGCGCACGCCGCTGGCGATCAACCGCACCCTGCTGGAGGTCCAGCTCTCCGACCCCGAGGCGTCGCCGGAGCTGCAGCAGCTCGGCAAGACCCTGCTGGCCACCAACGAGCGCAGCGAGCTGCTGGTGGAGGGCCTGCTGCTGCTCGCCCGCAGCGAGAACGAAATCGTCGACAGGAAGCCCGTCGACCTCGCCGAGGTGGCCTCCCAGGCGCTCGACCAGAGCCGCGGCGAGGCGCAGAGCAAGGGCGTCGAGCTACGCGGGGTGCGCAAGCCCGCGTACGTCCAGGGGAACGGGGTGCTGCTGGAGCGGGTGGGGCTGAACCTGGTGCAGAACGCCGTGCGGTACAACGTCCCCGAGGGGGGCTGGGTCGAGGTGGGGACGGAGGCGCAGCCCGGCGTCGCCGTGCTGACGGTCGCCAACACCGGACCGGTCGTTCCGGCGTACGAGGTGGACAACCTTTTCGAGCCGTTCCGGCGTCTTCGCACGGAGCGTACGGGCAGTGACAAGGGGGTAGGACTGGGGCTGTCCATTGTGAGATCCGTCATTCGCGCGCACGGCGGGACGGTGACCGCACAGCCGCGCGAAGGCGGGGGCCTGGTGATTCGCGTCGCCTTGCCCATGCAGACTGTGTGA
- a CDS encoding response regulator transcription factor, with the protein MRVLVVEDEQLLADAVATGLRREAMAVDVVYDGAAAIDRIELNDYDVVVLDRDLPLVHGDDVCSKVVELGLPTRVLMLTAAGDVRDRVEGLELGADDYLPKPFAFSELTARVRALGRRSTQALPPVLERSGIKLDPGRREVYRDGRLVQLAPKEFAVLEVLMRAEGGVVSAEQLLEKAWDENTDPFTNVVRVTVMTLRRKLGEPPVIITVPGSGYRI; encoded by the coding sequence GTGCGCGTACTCGTCGTCGAGGACGAGCAACTGCTCGCCGACGCGGTGGCCACCGGCCTGCGCCGGGAGGCGATGGCCGTGGACGTCGTCTACGACGGCGCGGCGGCCATCGACCGCATCGAGCTCAACGACTACGACGTGGTCGTGCTCGACCGCGACCTGCCGCTGGTCCACGGCGACGACGTGTGCAGCAAGGTCGTCGAGCTGGGCCTGCCCACCCGCGTGCTGATGCTGACCGCCGCGGGCGACGTCCGCGACCGCGTCGAGGGTCTGGAGCTGGGCGCGGACGACTACCTGCCCAAGCCGTTCGCCTTCAGCGAACTCACGGCGCGCGTGCGCGCCCTCGGCCGCCGCAGCACCCAGGCGCTGCCCCCGGTGCTGGAGCGGTCCGGGATCAAGCTCGACCCGGGCCGCCGGGAGGTCTACCGGGACGGGCGGCTCGTGCAGCTCGCGCCGAAGGAGTTCGCGGTGCTGGAGGTGCTGATGCGGGCCGAGGGCGGCGTGGTCTCCGCGGAGCAGTTGCTGGAGAAGGCGTGGGATGAGAACACCGACCCGTTCACCAACGTCGTACGCGTCACCGTCATGACGCTGCGCCGCAAGCTCGGCGAGCCCCCGGTGATCATCACGGTGCCCGGCTCGGGCTACCGCATCTGA
- a CDS encoding inositol monophosphatase family protein, whose product MTDEPRPEPAAAPHEELLALALEAARRAGELLRDRRPADLGVAATKSSAIDVVTEMDFAAEKLITGFLTEHRPADGILGEEGASRPGTSGVRWVVDPIDGTVNYLYGRPDWSVSIAAEYAGEAVVGVVAAPMRGETYHAVRGGGAFVNGTPAHCRPTPPMDQALVSTGFNYVLDVRAHQAEVARLLIPRVRDIRRGGSAAIDLCDVACGRLDGYYERGLNPWDLAAGDLIAREGGALTGSRPGGRPDGDLTVAAVPGLFEALQRLLDELGAWHD is encoded by the coding sequence GTGACCGACGAGCCCCGCCCCGAGCCCGCCGCCGCGCCCCACGAGGAGCTGCTGGCCCTGGCGCTGGAGGCCGCGCGCCGCGCGGGCGAGCTGCTGCGCGACCGCCGGCCCGCCGACCTCGGCGTGGCCGCGACGAAGTCCAGCGCCATCGACGTCGTCACCGAGATGGACTTCGCCGCCGAGAAGCTGATCACCGGCTTCCTGACCGAGCACAGGCCCGCCGACGGGATCCTGGGCGAGGAGGGCGCGAGCCGGCCCGGCACCAGCGGCGTGCGCTGGGTCGTCGACCCCATCGACGGCACCGTGAACTACCTCTACGGCCGTCCCGACTGGTCGGTCAGCATCGCCGCCGAGTACGCGGGCGAGGCCGTCGTCGGCGTCGTGGCGGCGCCGATGCGCGGCGAGACGTACCACGCCGTACGCGGCGGCGGCGCCTTCGTCAACGGCACACCGGCGCACTGCCGGCCCACCCCGCCGATGGACCAGGCGCTGGTCTCCACCGGCTTCAACTACGTCCTCGACGTGCGTGCGCACCAGGCAGAGGTGGCCCGCCTGCTCATACCCCGGGTGCGCGACATCCGCCGCGGCGGCTCGGCGGCGATCGACCTGTGCGACGTGGCCTGCGGCCGGCTCGACGGCTACTACGAGCGCGGCCTGAACCCGTGGGACCTGGCTGCCGGCGACCTCATCGCCCGCGAGGGCGGCGCGCTGACCGGTTCCCGGCCCGGCGGGCGGCCCGACGGGGACCTGACCGTCGCCGCGGTGCCGGGGCTCTTCGAGGCGCTCCAGCGGCTGCTGGACGAGCTGGGCGCCTGGCACGACTGA
- a CDS encoding ferrochelatase has translation MPDAPSSQPYDALLLLSFGGPEGPDDVVPFLENVTRGRGIPRERLEEVGKHYYLFDGVSPINAQNRALLEALRKDFAEVGLDLPVYWGNRNWAPYLTDTLREMTEAGHRRVLALVTSAYASYSGCRQYRENLAESLAELTAEGLEPPRVDKLRHYFNAPGFVRDMVVGVQDALARLPEDVRDGAHLAFTTHSIPTAAADTSGPPADHGDGGAYVGQHMDAAKLVADTVAVLTGVQRAWRLVYQSRSGAPHIPWLEPDICDHLEELHAAGAPAVVMVPIGFVSDHMEVLYDLDTEAAAKAAGLGLPAVRSATVGARPTFVETLRKLVLERAATERGEPAERLALGRLGPSHDVCPAGCCPARTPRPATAGAD, from the coding sequence ATGCCAGACGCGCCGTCCTCCCAGCCGTACGACGCCCTTCTGCTGCTGTCCTTCGGCGGCCCCGAGGGCCCGGACGATGTCGTTCCGTTCCTGGAGAACGTCACCCGGGGACGCGGCATCCCGCGCGAGCGGCTGGAGGAGGTGGGCAAGCACTACTACCTCTTCGACGGCGTGAGCCCCATCAACGCCCAGAACCGCGCGCTCCTCGAAGCCCTGCGCAAGGACTTCGCCGAGGTGGGCCTCGACCTCCCGGTCTACTGGGGCAACCGCAACTGGGCCCCGTACCTCACCGACACCCTGCGGGAGATGACCGAGGCCGGGCACCGGCGGGTGCTGGCGCTGGTCACCAGCGCCTACGCCTCGTACTCGGGCTGCCGGCAGTACCGCGAGAACCTCGCCGAGTCGCTGGCCGAGCTGACCGCCGAGGGCCTGGAGCCGCCGCGCGTCGACAAGCTGCGGCACTACTTCAACGCCCCCGGCTTCGTCCGCGACATGGTCGTCGGCGTGCAGGACGCGCTGGCGCGGCTGCCCGAGGACGTACGCGACGGCGCCCATCTGGCCTTCACCACCCACTCCATCCCCACCGCCGCGGCCGACACCTCGGGCCCTCCGGCGGACCACGGCGACGGCGGCGCGTACGTGGGGCAGCACATGGACGCCGCCAAGCTGGTCGCGGACACCGTGGCCGTGCTCACGGGGGTGCAGCGCGCCTGGCGGCTCGTCTACCAGTCGCGCAGCGGCGCCCCGCACATCCCGTGGCTGGAGCCGGACATCTGCGACCACCTGGAGGAGCTGCACGCCGCCGGGGCGCCCGCGGTCGTGATGGTGCCGATCGGCTTCGTATCGGACCACATGGAGGTCCTCTACGACCTCGACACCGAGGCGGCGGCGAAGGCGGCCGGGCTGGGCCTGCCCGCCGTGCGGTCGGCGACCGTCGGGGCGCGGCCGACGTTCGTCGAGACGCTGCGGAAGCTGGTCCTGGAGCGGGCCGCGACCGAGCGCGGGGAGCCGGCCGAGCGGCTCGCGCTGGGCCGGCTGGGGCCGAGCCACGACGTCTGCCCGGCGGGCTGCTGCCCGGCCCGCACCCCCCGGCCCGCGACCGCGGGCGCCGACTGA
- a CDS encoding D-arabinono-1,4-lactone oxidase, which translates to MHQVRSTRAAGAWRNWAGTVAARPARTLSPATTAEVADAVQAAAEEGLKVKAVGTGHSFTAAAATGGLMIRPERLVGIHEIDREAGTVTVAAGTPLHQLNHALAAAGLSLTNMGDIMAQTVSGATATGTHGTGRSSASLAAQITALELVTADGRARTYTAAGTGDDAAVFAAARLGIGALGVVTSLTFAVEPVFLLTAREEPMALTDVLASFGELAEENEHFEFYWFPHTGHCNTKRNNRSEGPAEPLGRIGGWIDDELLSNGVFRAACAVGRAVPAAIPGIAAVSSRALSARTYTDIPYKVFTSPRRVRFVEMEYALPRAAAVAAIRELKAMVDRSGLRISFPVEVRVAPADDIPLSTASGRDTAYVAVHLYRGTPHQAYFTAVERIMTAHGGRPHWGKLHSRDAEYLAGVYPRFGEFTAVRDRLDPGRVFGNDYLRRVLGD; encoded by the coding sequence ATGCATCAGGTGAGGAGCACGAGGGCCGCGGGCGCCTGGCGCAACTGGGCGGGCACCGTCGCCGCCCGCCCCGCGCGCACCCTCAGCCCCGCCACCACCGCCGAGGTCGCCGACGCCGTGCAGGCCGCCGCCGAGGAGGGACTGAAGGTCAAGGCCGTCGGTACGGGCCACTCCTTCACCGCCGCCGCGGCCACCGGCGGGCTCATGATCCGCCCGGAGCGGCTGGTCGGCATCCACGAGATCGACCGCGAGGCCGGCACCGTCACCGTCGCCGCGGGCACCCCGCTGCACCAGCTCAACCACGCCCTCGCCGCCGCCGGTCTCTCGCTGACCAACATGGGCGACATCATGGCGCAGACCGTGTCCGGCGCCACCGCCACCGGCACCCACGGCACCGGCCGCTCCTCCGCCTCGCTGGCCGCCCAGATCACCGCGCTGGAGCTGGTGACGGCCGACGGCCGGGCGCGTACGTACACGGCAGCCGGCACCGGCGACGACGCGGCGGTCTTCGCCGCCGCCCGGCTCGGCATCGGCGCGCTGGGCGTCGTCACCTCGCTGACCTTCGCCGTCGAGCCGGTCTTCCTGCTCACCGCGCGGGAGGAGCCGATGGCGCTCACGGACGTCCTCGCGTCCTTCGGCGAACTGGCCGAGGAGAACGAGCACTTCGAGTTCTACTGGTTCCCGCACACCGGCCACTGCAACACCAAGCGCAACAACCGCAGCGAGGGTCCCGCCGAGCCCCTCGGCCGGATCGGCGGGTGGATCGACGACGAGCTGCTCTCCAACGGCGTCTTCCGGGCGGCCTGCGCGGTCGGGCGGGCGGTGCCCGCGGCGATCCCGGGCATCGCGGCGGTCTCCAGCCGCGCGCTGTCGGCGCGGACGTACACGGACATCCCCTACAAGGTCTTCACCAGCCCGCGGCGGGTGCGGTTCGTGGAGATGGAGTACGCGCTGCCGCGGGCGGCGGCCGTGGCCGCGATCCGGGAGCTGAAGGCGATGGTCGACCGGTCGGGGCTGCGGATCAGCTTCCCGGTGGAGGTACGGGTCGCGCCCGCGGACGACATCCCGCTGTCGACGGCGTCGGGGCGGGACACGGCGTACGTCGCGGTGCACCTGTACCGGGGGACGCCGCATCAGGCGTACTTCACGGCGGTGGAGCGGATCATGACGGCGCACGGCGGCCGGCCGCACTGGGGGAAGCTGCACAGCCGGGACGCGGAGTATCTGGCGGGCGTGTACCCGCGGTTCGGGGAGTTCACCGCGGTACGGGACCGGCTCGACCCCGGCCGGGTGTTCGGGAACGACTACTTGCGGCGGGTATTGGGGGACTGA